GAGGGTCAGCGCATGCAGACGACTGATCTGCTGAACCTCAACGTTCGCAATGCCAATGGTGGCATGGTGCCACTCTCGGCCTTTGCGACCGTCGAGTGGGTCAAGGCATCGACCCAGACGATCGGCTACAACGGCTACCCGTCGGTGCGTATCAGCGGCGAAGCAGCCCACGGCTACTCGTCGGGTGACGCGATCGCCGAGATGCAAAGGCTTGCGGGCGAGCTCCCGGCAGGCTTCGGCTACGAGTGGACCGGCCAGTCCCTGCAGGAAATCCAGTCCGGTACCCAGGCGCCTCTCCTGATCGCGCTGTCGTGCCTTCTGGTGTTCCTGTGCCTTGCCGCCCTCTATGAGAGCTGGTCGATCCCGGTCGCGGTGATCATGGTCGTTCCGCTCGGCGTCATCGGCTCGGTTCTCGCCGTGATGATGCGCGACATGCCGAACGACGTGTACTTCAAGGTCGGCCTGATCGCGATCATCGGCCTCTCGGCCAAGAACGCGATCCTGATCATCGAGTTTGCCAAGGAACTGCGCGAGCAGGGCAAGTCGCTGATCGACGCGACGCTGGAGGCGGCACACTTGCGCTTCCGGCCGATCCTGATGACGTCGCTGGCCTTCACGCTCGGCGTTCTGCCGCTCGCGATCGCCACGGGTGCCAGCTCCGGCAGCCAGCGCGCCATTGGCACGGGCGTCATGGGCGGGATGATCTCGGCAACGGTGCTCGCCATCTTCTTCGTTCCTGTCTTCTTCGTGTTCGTCACGAAGCTGTTCAGCCGAAAGAAGGTGGAAAACACACCGACAGCCGCAGAAAACCCCACACCCGCCGAGTAAAACAAGATTGGACGGCCCGCCTCTGGCGGGCCGTCGCATGAGGAGGAATGAATGCGCCGAACAAAGGCCGATGCAGAAGCAACGAGGCAGAAGATCCTGAGCGCCGCCGAGCGCGTCTTCTACGAAAAGGGCGTCTCGAACACGACGCTGGAAGAAATCGCCAAGGCCGCCGGCGTGACCCGTGGCGCCATCTACTGGCACTTCGCCAACAAGACCGACCTGTTCCTCGCGCTGCACGACGCTGTGCCCCTGCCGCAGGAAGACATGGTCGCCCGCGAGATCGAAGCGGAAGCTGCCGACACCCTCTCCATCCTCGAAGGCGCCATGGGCGACTGGCTGGATGTGCTCGCCGCCGACGAGCAGCGCCAGCGTATCCTTACGATCATGCTGCGCACCAATTACGACGGTGACCTCGGCGAAGTGCTCGCCCGCCAGAAGGAACTCGACGAGCACCATAACGTCGTGCTCGAACTCGCTTTTTCCCGCGCGCTCGCCAAGGGGCAGATGCACGAGACCTGGACCCCGGCCTCGGCGACGCGGACGCTGCACTGGATGATGCTGGGGCTCTGTACGGAATGGCTGCTGTTCGGCCGCCGCTTCGACCTGGCAGCCGAGGGGCGCGAAGGCCTGAGCCGGCTGTTTGCCAGCTTCCGCGCGCCGGCCGTTACGGCAACGGCCGTGGTCGCACGCCTGTAACCACCGTAGCCGGCACTCCAGAAAGTACCGGCTACACGAGGGCCTTCCGGACCCCTTAGCTGAACACCACGGTCTTGTGGCCGTTGAGCATGACGCGCCGCTCCAGGTGCAGCTTGACGGCGCGCGCCAGCACTCGGCTCTCGATATCGCGACCGGTGGCGACGAAATCTTCCGCTGTCAGCGCATGGCTGACGCGCTCGGTTTCCTGCTCGATGATCGGCCCCTCATCGAGGTCCGGCGTAACGTAATGCGCGGTCGCCCCGATCAGCTTCACCCCGCGCTCATGCGCCTGATGATAGGGCTT
The nucleotide sequence above comes from Ensifer sp. PDNC004. Encoded proteins:
- a CDS encoding TetR family transcriptional regulator — translated: MRRTKADAEATRQKILSAAERVFYEKGVSNTTLEEIAKAAGVTRGAIYWHFANKTDLFLALHDAVPLPQEDMVAREIEAEAADTLSILEGAMGDWLDVLAADEQRQRILTIMLRTNYDGDLGEVLARQKELDEHHNVVLELAFSRALAKGQMHETWTPASATRTLHWMMLGLCTEWLLFGRRFDLAAEGREGLSRLFASFRAPAVTATAVVARL